Within Quercus lobata isolate SW786 chromosome 5, ValleyOak3.0 Primary Assembly, whole genome shotgun sequence, the genomic segment AAGTGGCATCTtgcaatcaaaattttaatctcaATGGCTTGTGTGATTGTGGCAATGATCATAGtgtcatttttcttatttacctatcgcaaaaatagaagaaaagaaaacacttCTGGATCTTACTTGAGAAAATCACTTCTGAAAGTGTCTTACCAAATGCTTCTTAAAGCAACTGATGGGTTCTCTTCAGCAAACttaattggtgtgggtagttTTGGCTCAGTGTATAAAGGCATCCTTGGTGAGGATGGATCAATTGTTGCAGTCAAGGTACTAAATATTCAACGCAGAGGAGCTTCTAGGAGCTTCATCTCAGAGTGTGAAACCTTGAAAAATATTCGTCATCGAAATCTTTTGAAGATCATAACTTCTTGCTCAAGTGTGGATTTTCATGGTAATGATTTTAAGGCTCTAGTCTATGAGTTCATGCCCAATGGAAATCTAGAAAACTGGTTACATGATCTGGAAACAGATTTTGGGCAAGTAGAGATACAAAATTTGAACCTTCTTCAAAGAATAAACATTGCCATTGATGTTGCATGTGCACTCGATTATCTACATCACCATTGCCCAATGCCAGTTGTTCACTGTGATTTAAAGCCAAGCAACATTCTTTTTTACTATGATATGATTGCTCATGTTGGAGATTTTggacttgcaaaatttcttttAGAACAAACAAATCTGAAGCAAAGCAGCTCAATTGGAATTAGAGGAACAATTGGGTACACTCCTCCAGGTAACatcaatttattgaaattttcatttgttaacatatattttctcacatttaacatgattaattttttagttcCTAAATTTTAATGTGACTATATTACCTATATCAAATGTTTTGAATGGCAGAGTACGGTTTAGGAAGTGAAGTGTCAACCAAAGGGGATGTCTACAGTTATGGAATCTTATTGTTGGAAATGATAACAGGAAAGAGACCTACAGATA encodes:
- the LOC115991340 gene encoding receptor kinase-like protein Xa21, whose protein sequence is MEGNFFHGVIPTALSSLRGIQVMDLSRNKLSGQIPNFLDKLFLKNLNLSFNDFEGEVPTKGVFANASALSIVGNNRLCGGISKLKLPRCVANERKKTKWHLAIKILISMACVIVAMIIVSFFLFTYRKNRRKENTSGSYLRKSLLKVSYQMLLKATDGFSSANLIGVGSFGSVYKGILGEDGSIVAVKVLNIQRRGASRSFISECETLKNIRHRNLLKIITSCSSVDFHGNDFKALVYEFMPNGNLENWLHDLETDFGQVEIQNLNLLQRINIAIDVACALDYLHHHCPMPVVHCDLKPSNILFYYDMIAHVGDFGLAKFLLEQTNLKQSSSIGIRGTIGYTPPEYGLGSEVSTKGDVYSYGILLLEMITGKRPTDSMFDGGLNLHNYASIAWPNHVLEIADPKLLNNNDEVTGNHNYTPTNRTNECLISIVKFGLACSVESLQERWDISKAISELQLVRDILLGARIYCNMLGHAKGS